From Macrobrachium rosenbergii isolate ZJJX-2024 chromosome 17, ASM4041242v1, whole genome shotgun sequence, one genomic window encodes:
- the LOC136847745 gene encoding uncharacterized protein, translated as MFKKILIILAVTCVAICEVNVTHFVPNELQAVPTNKSELMFVLWNAFLANFIKLDWNTTFGYVANTSVEVAIIVRTNEAVQLGKWTVGRKRPVYSSYPNEEIIAHHPEDLGNGLYLFKLSIPQPGHTFYNNNVTFEAIINETHRTNHSFIIPFVFSMDGIVATSQALFCIFLLSIVLIVLKMATFLGYKYFLFVPLDWPLRLGILLSCVLTTVGFWYLLHKLVVFALGPSVVIVNVMNITIASLLCFSIIPPNLIHIPLGFIHIIQHWFKPICNLCIFYVTLITFTVFLTTTVNIFSINSCVAKEASVLFRGAKSFMSQGVEGVVQDMKHLFNEELRVNEDFELPKDDLFKSFVEMLGASGETPLDELKQLGRNYTKMQQDKCLGVFADLVNQCSDSKKTWSQIVKRSFMKPFVITQRELYHSPSGNLLVLKTCVK; from the coding sequence ATGTTCAAAAAAATTCTCATAATATTAGCAGTAACCTGTGTTGCCATCTGCGAGGTGAACGTCACTCACTTTGTTCCAAATGAACTTCAAGCAGTGCCTACCAACAAGTCAGAACTGATGTTTGTTTTATGGAATGCTTTTTTGGCAAATTTCATCAAGTTAGACTGGAATACTACATTTGGGTATGTTGCAAATACCTCAGTAGAGGTAGCCATAATAGTCAGAACAAATGAAGCCGTACAATTAGGCAAATGGACAGTTGGTAGAAAGCGGCCTGTCTACAGCAGCTATCCTAATGAGGAAATTATTGCCCATCACCCTGAGGACTTAGGGAATGGTTTATACTTATTCAAGTTGTCAATACCCCAACCAGGTCATACCTTTTACAATAACAATGTGACCTTTGAAGCCATCATCAATGAAACACACCGGACCAACCACTCATTTATcattccttttgtcttttctatGGATGGAATAGTTGCAACATCACAAGCACTCTTCTGCATCTTTTTACTTTCCATTGTCCTTATTGTACTAAAGATGGCTACTTTTCTTGGCTATAAATACTTTCTCTTTGTACCTCTAGATTGGCCACTTAGATTAGGTATTCTGCTTTCGTGTGTCTTGACAACAGTTGGCTTTTGGTATTTGTTGCATAAGTTAGTTGTGTTTGCACTTGGACCATCAGTAGTCATAGTAAACGTGATGAATATCACAATTGCTAGTCtcctttgtttttccattatacCCCCAAATCTGATACATATACCTCTGGGTTTCATTCACATAATTCAGCACTGGTTTAAGCCAATCtgtaatttgtgtatattttatgtgaCCCTGATTacctttactgtatttttaacaaCAACAGTGAATATTTTCAGCATTAACAGTTGCGTTGCAAAGGAAGCCTCAGTTCTTTTCCGAGGTGCTAAAAGTTTTATGTCACAAGGAGTTGAAGGTGTTGTACAAGATATGAAACATTTGtttaatgaagaattaagagTGAATGAAGACTTTGAGCTTCCTAAAGATGACCTGTTTAAATCTTTCGTGGAAATGCTTGGTGCAAGTGGTGAGACGCCTTTGGATGAGTTGAAACAGTTGGGAAGAAATTATACCAAGATGCAACAGGACAAATGCTTAGGGGTGTTTGCAGACCTTGTTAATCAGTGCTCAGATTCCAAAAAGACTTGGTCACAAATTGTAAAGAGAAGTTTCATGAAACCCTTCGTAATAACACAGCGAGAATTGTATCATTCACCATCAGGAAATTTACTAGTCTTGAAAACTTGTGTGAAGTAG